A genomic stretch from Pseudobacteriovorax antillogorgiicola includes:
- a CDS encoding 7TM diverse intracellular signaling domain-containing protein — protein MNVLLIIGIWLTSALAQGQASTLLVDERPITYRDMTPYMEFFCTQDRLNLQQAMSHPNYQSSLSPVHFSYRIKEECWMRVTVDNQSAVRKTLLFEHQQALTSEIQLLQEQRPIQTIGYEHPFDQRQVKFSRPTFSVDIKPGLQTIYFKQRSKDQMWLHFHIWTPEPFHEALALRYFVNGGFVLLALGLACYNLIQFSIYPKVSLIFYVSYLIFSAMSHSFVNGYLKQFIWQNQNLYSNHFGLLSVQLAFLSAYGFVYTFLNLKQKMPKATWGVLLFSSIAIAAIFLNSLGYYTIIGAINLVLLVFGSFYLLFLSLILAIRGDRQAKYFSASWGCMIAGVIVISLTLFGVLPSHPLTSHANLLGGSLQMILMSFGIADQVKQFQIRMKQEKEHAFDQLQKMVYPHQLKKISQGINIEDTMPCRSARAVVICFDIVNSSQLDPSWSKEFVSKVLGRCQELMEANFDSDTLSARAYRIKELGDGFLCSVGFPFQTLDDNSLEDSAIDLALEFVDAFEETAQAYQHTNNLLCSVGIARGDIEGFFTVSGACHYELFGKGIILATRYENIRKKFGIQRSKHLVTLQEEVYMALSADRGSAFKRYDLHRDLIRDDHGATCFYFRNIKAANRSFTPLALADGF, from the coding sequence GTGAACGTCTTACTTATCATTGGGATTTGGCTAACCTCTGCCCTTGCACAAGGTCAGGCGAGCACGCTACTTGTCGATGAAAGGCCGATCACCTATCGAGACATGACGCCCTATATGGAGTTCTTTTGCACCCAAGATAGGCTGAACCTGCAGCAAGCTATGAGCCACCCAAACTATCAGAGCAGTCTGTCCCCAGTGCATTTTAGCTACCGCATTAAAGAAGAGTGTTGGATGAGAGTCACGGTCGACAATCAATCCGCTGTTCGCAAAACACTTCTCTTTGAGCATCAGCAGGCCCTCACCAGTGAGATTCAGCTCCTCCAAGAGCAAAGACCAATCCAAACTATTGGCTACGAACACCCCTTTGACCAGAGGCAAGTGAAGTTCTCTCGCCCAACATTCTCGGTGGACATAAAGCCAGGTTTGCAAACGATTTATTTCAAACAGCGCTCAAAAGATCAAATGTGGCTCCACTTTCATATTTGGACTCCCGAACCATTTCACGAAGCCTTAGCGCTCCGGTACTTTGTCAATGGTGGTTTCGTTTTATTAGCTCTGGGCCTAGCTTGCTATAACCTGATTCAGTTTTCTATTTACCCCAAGGTATCCCTGATCTTCTACGTCTCCTATCTCATTTTTTCTGCGATGAGCCATAGTTTTGTGAATGGCTACCTAAAGCAGTTTATATGGCAAAACCAGAATCTCTACTCCAATCACTTCGGCCTTCTTTCAGTGCAATTGGCATTCCTATCAGCCTACGGCTTTGTCTATACGTTTCTTAACCTCAAACAAAAAATGCCAAAAGCAACCTGGGGAGTTTTGCTATTTTCAAGTATTGCAATCGCTGCCATCTTTTTGAATAGCTTGGGTTACTACACCATTATTGGTGCTATCAACTTAGTCCTTCTGGTCTTCGGCTCGTTCTATCTCTTATTTCTAAGCCTCATACTGGCAATTCGTGGCGATCGTCAGGCCAAGTATTTTTCAGCATCTTGGGGCTGCATGATTGCAGGTGTCATTGTGATTTCATTGACCCTATTTGGTGTTTTGCCTTCCCATCCCTTGACAAGTCACGCGAATCTTTTGGGCGGTAGCCTGCAAATGATTCTTATGAGCTTCGGGATCGCTGACCAGGTGAAGCAGTTTCAGATTCGGATGAAACAGGAGAAAGAACATGCATTCGACCAACTGCAAAAGATGGTCTACCCTCATCAACTCAAAAAAATCAGCCAGGGGATCAACATCGAAGATACCATGCCTTGTCGGAGTGCAAGGGCTGTGGTGATATGTTTCGATATTGTCAACAGTAGCCAGCTAGATCCTAGTTGGTCCAAAGAATTTGTCTCTAAGGTGCTTGGGCGATGCCAAGAGTTGATGGAAGCCAATTTCGACAGCGATACCCTCAGTGCTCGTGCCTATAGAATTAAGGAGCTTGGTGATGGTTTCTTATGCTCCGTTGGCTTCCCTTTCCAAACTCTCGACGACAACAGTCTCGAAGACTCTGCTATAGACCTAGCCCTGGAGTTTGTAGACGCTTTCGAAGAGACAGCACAGGCCTACCAACACACCAACAATCTTTTGTGCTCCGTTGGCATCGCCCGCGGTGACATTGAAGGTTTTTTTACGGTCTCTGGAGCTTGTCACTACGAGCTTTTTGGTAAGGGTATTATCCTGGCTACGCGCTATGAGAACATTCGCAAGAAGTTTGGTATTCAGCGGAGCAAACACCTTGTTACCCTACAAGAAGAAGTCTATATGGCCCTCAGCGCAGATCGCGGAAGTGCTTTCAAGCGCTACGATTTGCACCGAGACCTGATCAGGGACGATCATGGGGCCACTTGTTTCTATTTTAGAAATATTAAGGCAGCAAATCGCTCGTTCACCCCCCTTGCACTTGCAGATGGATTCTAA